The DNA region GCCAAGATACTAAGTGAGCCAATTATTAAATTTACATGGATTTCATGTGTCGCCAAAAAGACTTGCAGGCTCATAAAAGCATCTGCTAAGTGAAAGCCAAATATCCTTGACGCACTGATATCGCCTTCTAAAATTTGTATATCAACTCTATATGAAAGCACAAATAAAAGATGGACTAGAATAATGCTAAATATACGCCAAAATCGTATGCTAGGACGCTTCTTCCCATCTTTTGTAGTTGTGATTAACGTGCTTAGAAAGCTTACATTTCTAATCGTCGCACGAGTGTTATATTTGTCCATTTTTACTTTTTAAATTTAGAAATTTCATCTGCAAGGCTTTCAAGCTCGCTATCACTAACATTTGTGAGTAGCCCCTTCATAAGCGAGTTTTGCACCTTGCCAGCTTTATAATCAGCTAGCTTTTTAAGCAATTCATCCTTACTTAGATGCGTTATATCAGGAGCTACGACGCCTTTTGCATTTGCACCATGACACGGGGCACAAGTTGTTAGATACTGCTTGCTAACGCCTTCATTGTGCACTTTAGCCACGCTTAGACTTAGCTCTTTTACCTTTTTTAGCTCATCTTCGCTGGCAAATTCTTCACTAGACTTTGGCTGCTCTTTTGTAAAATTTTGCTCTACTTTTGGCTGAGCATTAGTTGCTACTTTTTCCTTTTTAGGCGGAGTCTGGCTTAACATAAATACCATGATACCGCAAATTGCTACCGCTAAAATAATGGTTATAATCTTTCCTACTTTCATTATTTGCTCCTAAATTGTGTATTAAAATCACTGATTTCTTTAGCTAAATTTCTGATTTCACTATCATCCATTTTTTTAACAAGATCTCGCATCAAGACATTGACTTTTTCTTTATTTTTATAAGCATTTATCAT from Campylobacter concisus includes:
- a CDS encoding c-type cytochrome; the protein is MKVGKIITIILAVAICGIMVFMLSQTPPKKEKVATNAQPKVEQNFTKEQPKSSEEFASEDELKKVKELSLSVAKVHNEGVSKQYLTTCAPCHGANAKGVVAPDITHLSKDELLKKLADYKAGKVQNSLMKGLLTNVSDSELESLADEISKFKK